From Rhodococcus sp. B7740, one genomic window encodes:
- a CDS encoding NCS2 family permease, protein MQLSSRLLDNYFKITERGSTVGSEVRGGVVTFVAMAYIVVLNPLILGSFSADDAAAKTDVLGNILPVAQVAAVTALVAGFMSIAFGIIANYPFGIAAGLGINTLLAVTIAPQVTWPEAMGLVVIDGIIIVLLAVTGFRTAVFNAIPPELKAAIAAGIGAFIAFIGLVDSGFVRRIPDAAGTTVPVGLGIDGSIASWPTVIFVFGLLLMGVLVVRKVRGGLLIGIVVTTIFAAIVEAVTDVGPSNGVDPKGWNLSVPQLPSQLVQSPDLSLVGNVDLFGAFTRIGVLAASLLVFTLVLANFFDAMGTMTGLGKEAKLDKDGTLPNIGKALVVEGAGAIVGGGASASSNTVFVESASGIAEGARTGLANVVTGLLFLLAMFFTPLTAVVPIEAAAPALVVVGALMIGQVLDIDFRRFDYALPAFLTIVVMPFTYSIANGIGVGFITWVVLAVGSGRAKSVHPLLWIVALLFVAYFAVGPITEAVT, encoded by the coding sequence ATGCAATTGTCGTCGCGGCTACTCGACAACTACTTCAAGATCACCGAACGCGGCTCGACGGTCGGATCCGAGGTTCGAGGTGGCGTGGTCACGTTCGTGGCCATGGCGTACATCGTCGTCCTCAATCCGCTGATCCTGGGCAGCTTCTCCGCCGACGACGCAGCGGCCAAGACGGACGTACTCGGCAACATACTGCCGGTCGCCCAGGTCGCCGCCGTCACGGCGCTGGTGGCCGGATTCATGAGCATCGCCTTCGGCATCATCGCCAATTACCCCTTCGGCATCGCAGCGGGCCTCGGCATCAACACCCTGCTCGCGGTGACCATCGCGCCGCAGGTGACGTGGCCCGAGGCGATGGGGCTCGTCGTCATCGACGGCATCATCATCGTGCTGCTGGCCGTCACCGGGTTCCGCACCGCGGTGTTCAACGCGATCCCGCCGGAGCTGAAGGCGGCGATCGCCGCCGGTATCGGCGCGTTCATCGCGTTCATCGGATTGGTCGACTCGGGCTTCGTGCGTCGCATCCCCGACGCCGCAGGCACGACGGTTCCCGTCGGGCTCGGTATCGACGGGTCCATCGCGTCGTGGCCGACGGTGATCTTCGTGTTCGGGCTGCTGCTGATGGGTGTGCTCGTGGTGCGCAAGGTCCGCGGCGGACTGCTGATCGGCATCGTCGTCACGACGATCTTCGCGGCGATCGTCGAGGCCGTCACCGATGTGGGGCCCTCCAACGGCGTCGACCCCAAGGGGTGGAATCTGTCGGTGCCGCAGTTGCCGAGCCAGTTGGTGCAGTCTCCCGATCTGTCGCTGGTCGGCAACGTCGATCTCTTCGGAGCGTTCACGCGCATCGGCGTGCTCGCCGCGAGCCTGCTGGTCTTCACGCTGGTGCTCGCGAATTTCTTCGATGCGATGGGCACGATGACCGGCTTGGGCAAGGAAGCGAAGCTGGACAAGGACGGGACCCTGCCGAACATCGGTAAGGCGCTGGTCGTCGAGGGAGCAGGAGCGATCGTGGGAGGCGGTGCTTCGGCGTCGTCGAACACGGTGTTCGTGGAATCGGCGTCCGGAATCGCCGAGGGGGCGCGTACCGGACTGGCCAACGTCGTCACCGGACTGCTCTTCCTGCTGGCCATGTTCTTCACCCCGCTCACGGCCGTGGTTCCGATCGAGGCGGCTGCGCCTGCGCTGGTCGTGGTGGGTGCACTGATGATCGGGCAGGTTCTCGACATCGACTTCCGCCGCTTCGATTACGCACTGCCCGCCTTCCTGACCATCGTGGTGATGCCCTTCACGTACTCCATCGCCAATGGGATCGGCGTCGGTTTCATCACCTGGGTCGTACTTGCGGTCGGTTCCGGTCGCGCGAAGTCGGTTCATCCCCTGTTGTGGATCGTCGCGTTGCTGTTCGTCGCATATTTCGCCGTCGGACCCATCACCGAGGCGGTTACATGA
- a CDS encoding MarR family winged helix-turn-helix transcriptional regulator translates to MKDNRKLASDLSLAVVRLTRHLRGRRVDSQVSLTQLSALATLSREGDMTPGALAAREKVQPPSMTRVIASLAELGLVARTPHPTDGRQVIVSLSPAGRELIADEASAREAWMTAQLAGLGPEQLDTLRDAVAIIGALVSDSE, encoded by the coding sequence GTGAAGGACAATCGGAAATTGGCAAGCGACCTGTCGCTTGCGGTGGTGAGGCTGACTCGCCACCTTCGGGGTAGGCGAGTGGACTCGCAAGTCTCGCTCACTCAGCTGTCGGCTCTGGCCACGCTGAGTCGGGAGGGCGATATGACGCCGGGCGCACTGGCCGCGCGGGAGAAGGTCCAGCCGCCGTCGATGACACGGGTGATCGCATCGTTGGCCGAACTCGGCCTGGTGGCGCGCACCCCACATCCCACCGACGGGCGGCAGGTGATCGTCTCGCTCTCACCGGCCGGTCGAGAACTGATCGCCGACGAGGCCAGTGCCCGCGAAGCATGGATGACGGCGCAGCTCGCAGGCCTCGGTCCCGAGCAACTCGACACACTCCGTGACGCGGTAGCGATCATCGGGGCCCTCGTCAGCGACTCCGAGTAG
- a CDS encoding MFS transporter: MTDPRLPHTPPGADDPERNGAPDPTGHSAGSAPDSTEHSAGSAPDPTEHSAGSAPDPTEHPGLANYPPAVPLTSTHVPSRRQPLPPLHPPRTEQITAARGRAGARKPPPMPKKLTVTRVAAMRGRELTGKGIASFQRAAKADGADKSGLTALTYATMANFASDAALAIALANTLFFSAATGEDKTKVALYLVITIAPFALIAPLIGPLLDRLQHGRRIALATSFGLRTVLAVVLVFNFDSWVLYPAALGMLVLSKSFAVLKSAVTPRVLPPEIDLVRVNSRLTVFGLLGGTIAAGALAGGIAFVAGSPGALWFVAAITVLGAYLSMRIPSWVEITEGEVPATLSYHADQHGGRDYAGSGAPTENLRRTVSAPPTSSSTKNRRQPLGRAVIVGLWGNGTIRVLTGFLTLYIAFVAKSRTEHEPLQQAAMLGLVGAAAGLGNFSGNALGARIKLGRPSLVVLRCTIAVTVVAVVAAITDSLLTAAVAALVASSASALAKVSLDASLQADLPPESIASGFGRSETVMQLCWVLGGTLGVLLPTEYWLGFTVVSVLLTIGLVQTFLTYRGRSLLPGFGGNRPDHVEQEVSDGSFGENVTK; encoded by the coding sequence GTGACCGATCCACGTCTCCCCCACACCCCACCGGGTGCGGACGACCCCGAGCGCAACGGCGCTCCCGACCCCACCGGTCACTCCGCAGGCTCCGCTCCCGACTCCACCGAGCACTCCGCAGGCTCCGCTCCCGACCCCACCGAGCACTCCGCAGGCTCCGCTCCTGACCCCACCGAGCACCCCGGTCTGGCGAACTACCCACCCGCTGTTCCCCTGACGTCCACCCATGTGCCGAGTCGGCGTCAGCCGTTGCCGCCGTTGCACCCGCCGCGGACCGAGCAGATCACTGCCGCGCGTGGCAGGGCCGGCGCACGCAAGCCGCCGCCGATGCCCAAGAAGTTGACCGTCACCCGCGTCGCCGCCATGCGCGGCCGCGAGCTGACCGGCAAGGGCATCGCGTCCTTCCAGCGAGCCGCGAAGGCGGACGGTGCCGACAAGTCCGGTTTGACCGCACTCACGTACGCCACCATGGCGAACTTCGCTTCGGACGCCGCCCTGGCGATCGCATTGGCCAACACGCTCTTCTTCTCGGCTGCCACCGGTGAGGACAAGACCAAGGTCGCGCTGTATCTCGTCATCACCATCGCACCGTTCGCGCTGATCGCGCCGCTCATCGGGCCACTGCTCGACCGATTGCAGCACGGCCGTCGCATCGCGCTGGCCACCTCTTTCGGGTTGCGCACCGTGTTGGCGGTGGTGCTGGTGTTCAACTTCGACAGCTGGGTGTTGTATCCGGCCGCGCTCGGCATGCTCGTCCTGAGCAAGTCCTTTGCGGTGCTCAAGAGCGCGGTGACGCCGCGAGTACTGCCGCCGGAGATCGACCTCGTTCGCGTCAACTCCCGTCTGACGGTGTTCGGTCTGCTCGGCGGCACCATCGCTGCCGGGGCGCTCGCCGGCGGCATCGCGTTCGTCGCAGGTTCACCGGGAGCCCTGTGGTTCGTCGCCGCGATCACCGTGCTCGGCGCGTATCTGAGCATGCGCATCCCGTCCTGGGTCGAGATCACCGAGGGCGAAGTGCCCGCGACCCTGAGCTACCACGCCGATCAGCACGGTGGACGCGATTACGCCGGAAGCGGTGCCCCGACCGAGAACCTCCGCCGCACGGTCTCGGCCCCGCCGACGTCGAGCAGCACCAAGAACCGCAGACAGCCCCTCGGCCGCGCGGTCATCGTCGGTCTGTGGGGCAACGGCACCATCCGGGTTCTCACCGGGTTCCTCACGCTCTACATCGCGTTCGTTGCCAAGTCCCGTACCGAACACGAGCCGCTTCAGCAGGCTGCGATGCTCGGACTCGTCGGGGCCGCCGCCGGTCTCGGCAACTTCTCGGGCAACGCGCTCGGTGCCAGGATCAAGCTCGGTCGGCCGTCCCTGGTCGTCCTGCGGTGCACCATCGCCGTGACCGTGGTGGCCGTGGTCGCTGCCATCACCGACAGCCTGCTGACCGCGGCGGTGGCCGCGCTCGTCGCGTCGAGCGCCAGCGCACTCGCCAAGGTCTCCCTCGACGCATCGCTGCAGGCCGACCTGCCGCCGGAATCGATCGCGTCGGGATTCGGCCGCTCGGAAACCGTCATGCAGCTGTGCTGGGTCCTCGGCGGCACGCTCGGCGTCCTGCTCCCCACCGAGTACTGGCTCGGTTTCACGGTGGTGTCGGTGTTGCTTACGATCGGGCTCGTGCAGACATTCCTCACCTACCGCGGCAGATCGCTTCTGCCCGGCTTCGGCGGCAACCGCCCCGACCACGTCGAACAAGAAGTGTCCGACGGTTCCTTCGGCGAAAACGTGACCAAGTGA
- a CDS encoding cold-shock protein has product MPTGKVKWYDVDKGFGFLSQEEGEDVYVRSSALPEGVEGLKAGQRVEFGMAAGRRGPQALSLKVLEPAPSVRQNTGSTRREPVERKHTPDELHGMVEDMITLLEATVQPELRKGKYPDRKIAQRISEVVRAVARELDS; this is encoded by the coding sequence GTGCCGACCGGCAAGGTGAAGTGGTACGACGTCGACAAGGGATTCGGATTCCTCTCGCAGGAGGAAGGCGAGGACGTCTACGTGCGTTCCTCGGCGCTGCCCGAGGGCGTCGAAGGCCTCAAAGCCGGCCAGCGGGTCGAGTTCGGGATGGCCGCGGGCCGCCGCGGGCCGCAGGCACTGAGCCTGAAGGTCCTCGAGCCCGCACCGTCGGTGCGTCAGAACACCGGCAGCACCCGCCGCGAACCCGTCGAGCGCAAGCACACTCCCGACGAACTGCACGGGATGGTCGAGGACATGATCACGCTGCTCGAAGCGACCGTGCAGCCCGAGCTCCGCAAGGGCAAGTACCCGGACCGCAAGATCGCGCAGCGCATCTCCGAGGTGGTCCGGGCCGTCGCCCGCGAGCTGGACAGCTGA
- a CDS encoding resuscitation-promoting factor Rpf1 domain-containing protein gives MSGRHRKPSTTGKTVAKVAVTGAIMGTASIAFTGTANAAPDSDWDRLAQCEAGGNWGINTGNGYQGGLQFSPSTWNAHGGQQYAATANQASREEQIAVAEKVLDSQGWGAWPSCSSSLGLNSAPTERSVPVTPKAPEVPALPDLTSIPAVDSSAEVVEGIVTAVQNITNDPQIAAFVQNAAQGIQLDPQIVNFYQANKAFLPQ, from the coding sequence ATGAGCGGACGTCATCGCAAGCCGAGCACCACTGGCAAGACCGTCGCGAAGGTGGCAGTCACCGGAGCCATCATGGGCACCGCGAGCATCGCCTTCACCGGCACCGCCAACGCGGCACCGGATTCCGACTGGGACCGCCTGGCACAGTGTGAAGCCGGCGGCAATTGGGGCATCAACACCGGCAACGGCTACCAGGGCGGGCTGCAGTTCTCCCCCAGCACCTGGAACGCACACGGCGGCCAGCAGTACGCCGCCACGGCCAACCAGGCCAGCCGCGAAGAGCAGATCGCAGTGGCGGAGAAGGTCCTCGACTCGCAGGGCTGGGGCGCATGGCCGTCCTGCTCCTCGAGCCTCGGCCTGAACAGCGCGCCCACCGAGCGCAGCGTTCCGGTCACCCCGAAGGCACCGGAGGTTCCCGCTCTCCCCGACCTCACGTCCATCCCGGCCGTGGACAGCTCGGCCGAGGTCGTCGAAGGCATCGTCACCGCCGTCCAGAACATCACCAACGATCCGCAGATCGCAGCGTTCGTGCAGAACGCGGCTCAGGGCATCCAGCTCGATCCGCAGATCGTGAACTTCTACCAGGCCAACAAGGCATTCCTGCCCCAGTAG
- a CDS encoding DUF2771 domain-containing protein, with protein MNLAPRTKKIAALTVAGLFVVAAAFVAVLALLIGNAPEKEPTVSAYANGRAVEVEPYLYCAVTDPLCTNVGETTEIEVGKAPTVQLSLPEAVYSAPWVLARVYGDDSGNVVEDSEFNEPGTRLSVTVPTTDDSDRTLLGIEIRLPTGIIDTDTNQEGFVSHAIWSIGTRP; from the coding sequence GTGAATCTCGCTCCCCGTACCAAGAAGATCGCCGCCCTGACCGTCGCTGGTCTGTTCGTCGTCGCCGCTGCGTTCGTCGCGGTCCTCGCACTGTTGATCGGGAACGCACCGGAGAAGGAACCGACCGTCTCCGCCTACGCCAACGGCCGGGCCGTCGAGGTGGAGCCGTACCTGTACTGCGCCGTCACCGACCCGCTGTGCACCAATGTCGGCGAGACGACCGAAATCGAGGTCGGCAAGGCCCCGACGGTGCAGCTCTCACTCCCCGAGGCCGTCTACTCGGCGCCGTGGGTGCTGGCCCGTGTCTACGGCGACGACAGCGGGAACGTCGTCGAGGACAGCGAGTTCAACGAACCCGGAACCAGGCTCAGCGTCACGGTGCCCACCACGGACGACAGCGACCGGACCCTGCTGGGTATCGAAATTCGTCTGCCCACCGGCATCATCGACACCGACACCAATCAGGAGGGCTTCGTCAGCCACGCCATCTGGTCGATCGGCACGCGCCCGTAG
- a CDS encoding phosphatase PAP2 family protein, whose protein sequence is MGLDGVTLDWMVEHRVGWVTTMFWIITTVGNTVSMFLLSTVIVGALLRVGRRSDAVVVAGSMLTGWGLMNALKFAFARERPPIPERLVDIASHSFPSGHAMVSMVLATVAIAVMLRSPAPWLHRPALLVLPVVASLLIGFSRIYLGAHWTTDVLAGWVFGALWGLGSIYAVRLISARNRSAGR, encoded by the coding sequence GTGGGGCTTGACGGTGTGACCCTGGACTGGATGGTCGAGCATCGAGTCGGTTGGGTCACGACGATGTTCTGGATCATCACCACGGTGGGCAACACGGTGTCGATGTTTCTGCTGTCCACGGTGATCGTGGGTGCGTTGCTTCGCGTCGGACGCAGATCGGATGCCGTTGTCGTCGCGGGCTCGATGCTGACCGGGTGGGGTCTGATGAATGCGCTCAAATTCGCGTTCGCGCGGGAGCGTCCACCGATTCCGGAGCGGCTGGTGGACATTGCGAGCCATTCGTTTCCGTCGGGCCACGCGATGGTGTCGATGGTGCTTGCCACGGTGGCGATCGCGGTGATGCTGCGATCGCCTGCTCCGTGGCTGCATCGGCCGGCCCTGCTCGTACTACCTGTGGTCGCGTCCCTGCTGATCGGATTCTCTCGGATCTACCTGGGTGCGCACTGGACCACGGACGTGCTGGCCGGCTGGGTGTTCGGTGCCCTGTGGGGGCTGGGGTCGATCTATGCCGTCAGGCTGATCAGCGCGAGAAATCGGAGCGCTGGGCGATGA
- a CDS encoding sacsin N-terminal ATP-binding-like domain-containing protein, protein MRESVLAAWGSSPTRLREDSASESDLVRGGYRDRLLTELAQNAADAARRAGVPGRMAVWTDDAGAVHVANTGAALDVSGVHALTALRASGKTAADSGVGQFGVGFTAVRSVSDEIEVRSRNGGVMFSAHRTLESLRERDMRTPDTGVPVLRLAWPVAVPPADGFDTEIVLTVRADAAANSVAAGFADEAVDLLLELEALNSIEIDGVVIDCVRTTLDDSSAEITIGSRTWRQFVTPAARWLAPVVDGVPVPSPPDVLRAPTRSDELMSLPALVIADVPMQPDRRRVLPGVSFDAVAHGYPDFVASLPAGSRASFVPEVGFARSEVDGALRELIFRRLSSAPWLPGADGRDLVPEQANVIADATEELVSALVDVVPNPVDASLSGARHASALSAVGVHRIGLARLAEMVGGLDREPSWWRRVYDALTPLVVDGVAAEELAALPVPLADGRTVTGPRTTVIGSDASAAVTWVRLVHPDAVSSLLTRLDAREATATELLSDPALEAALDDLDWYESEEVDRLVDAVLALAGEAGELPSWLGGLPLADDEGELRSADELLLPGAPLADLLVQDSPFGVLASAVVDKFGERALRAVGVGWGFSVVRDELPTGPDHDLDDEAAWWSSLSDEPETLLAVRDLDLVRSDAWTEALTVLLDDPGTCAALVDREGYTAWWLRRHARLHDSRPIEFRAPSDETFAGLLDPLDHPRADELQAVLSASNCENADTARVLLAALSDSQRNPTPAVIARTHTLIATAVAEQRIEVSDIDPPDRVRTLGGTVVDASDALVIDAPWLASVVPPEVAVLSDMATAAALADVLDVGQASEAIGGEVIGVGRVSSWDREPGAVLACAVMGLPLPSGGVVVHHELVVRLSGDVSGDREVPWWVTADGTVHCTQSWERPRGA, encoded by the coding sequence TTGCGGGAGTCTGTTCTCGCGGCGTGGGGCTCGTCGCCCACCCGGCTTCGGGAGGATTCGGCGTCCGAGTCCGATCTGGTGCGCGGGGGCTACCGCGACCGGCTGTTGACCGAGCTCGCGCAGAACGCAGCGGATGCTGCCCGACGCGCCGGCGTCCCGGGTCGCATGGCGGTGTGGACCGATGACGCCGGTGCCGTCCATGTGGCCAACACCGGTGCTGCGCTGGATGTTTCGGGTGTGCACGCGTTGACCGCCTTGAGGGCGTCGGGCAAGACTGCTGCGGATTCGGGCGTCGGACAGTTCGGGGTCGGGTTCACCGCCGTGCGGTCGGTGTCCGACGAGATCGAGGTGCGATCCCGCAACGGCGGCGTGATGTTCAGCGCGCATCGCACGCTCGAGTCGCTGCGTGAGCGAGACATGCGTACGCCCGACACCGGCGTGCCGGTGCTGCGGCTCGCGTGGCCGGTCGCCGTCCCGCCCGCCGATGGGTTCGACACCGAGATCGTGCTGACGGTGCGAGCCGACGCGGCAGCGAATTCTGTCGCCGCGGGCTTCGCGGACGAGGCGGTCGACCTATTGCTCGAACTGGAGGCGCTGAACTCCATCGAGATCGATGGTGTCGTGATCGACTGCGTCAGAACGACACTCGATGACAGCAGCGCCGAGATCACGATCGGATCGCGAACCTGGCGGCAGTTCGTCACCCCGGCGGCGCGCTGGCTCGCTCCGGTCGTCGACGGTGTGCCCGTTCCCTCGCCGCCCGACGTCTTGCGCGCGCCGACTCGCTCGGACGAGCTGATGTCGTTGCCCGCGTTGGTCATTGCCGATGTGCCGATGCAGCCCGATCGGAGGCGCGTGTTGCCGGGTGTCTCGTTCGACGCGGTTGCGCACGGGTACCCGGACTTCGTGGCCTCGCTGCCTGCCGGGTCGAGGGCGTCGTTCGTACCCGAAGTCGGATTCGCGCGCAGTGAGGTCGACGGCGCACTGCGTGAACTGATCTTCCGCCGATTGTCCAGTGCACCATGGCTTCCCGGTGCCGACGGACGTGACCTCGTGCCCGAGCAGGCGAACGTCATCGCGGACGCCACCGAGGAACTCGTCTCGGCGCTGGTCGACGTCGTACCGAATCCGGTCGACGCATCGCTGTCGGGTGCGCGGCATGCATCGGCGCTGTCGGCGGTGGGTGTGCACCGGATCGGGTTGGCGAGGCTGGCGGAGATGGTCGGTGGGCTCGATCGCGAGCCGAGTTGGTGGCGGCGAGTGTACGACGCCTTGACCCCGCTCGTGGTCGATGGCGTGGCTGCGGAAGAGCTTGCCGCGCTGCCTGTTCCGCTCGCAGACGGTCGTACGGTGACCGGCCCGCGCACGACGGTGATCGGCTCCGATGCCTCTGCCGCGGTCACCTGGGTCCGGCTGGTGCATCCGGACGCGGTGAGTTCGCTGCTCACACGCTTGGATGCTCGGGAGGCGACTGCGACCGAACTGCTCAGCGACCCGGCACTCGAGGCGGCTCTGGACGATCTCGACTGGTACGAGAGCGAGGAGGTCGACCGGCTGGTCGATGCCGTGCTCGCGCTGGCGGGAGAGGCGGGTGAGCTACCGAGTTGGCTGGGCGGCCTGCCCCTCGCGGACGACGAGGGCGAATTGCGCAGCGCCGACGAATTGTTGCTTCCCGGAGCGCCGTTGGCGGATTTGCTGGTTCAGGACTCGCCGTTCGGTGTTCTCGCGTCCGCGGTGGTGGACAAGTTCGGTGAGCGTGCGCTGCGTGCAGTGGGGGTCGGGTGGGGATTCTCGGTGGTGCGTGACGAGCTGCCGACCGGGCCTGATCACGATCTCGACGACGAGGCGGCGTGGTGGTCGAGTCTGTCCGATGAGCCGGAGACACTTCTCGCGGTCCGGGATCTCGACCTCGTTCGATCTGACGCATGGACCGAGGCCCTGACGGTGCTACTCGACGATCCCGGTACCTGTGCGGCACTGGTCGATCGTGAGGGCTACACGGCGTGGTGGCTCAGGCGTCATGCACGACTGCACGATTCGCGTCCGATCGAGTTCCGAGCGCCATCGGACGAGACGTTCGCCGGGTTGCTCGATCCGCTGGATCATCCGCGTGCCGACGAACTGCAGGCGGTGCTCAGTGCGTCGAACTGCGAGAACGCCGATACTGCCCGCGTGCTGCTGGCGGCGCTGTCGGATTCGCAGCGCAACCCGACTCCCGCGGTGATCGCGCGAACCCACACGCTCATCGCCACCGCTGTTGCAGAGCAACGCATCGAGGTCTCGGACATCGATCCACCGGATCGCGTCCGCACGCTCGGCGGCACAGTCGTGGACGCATCGGATGCGCTGGTGATCGACGCTCCGTGGCTGGCGAGCGTGGTACCGCCGGAGGTCGCCGTGCTCTCGGACATGGCAACCGCTGCGGCACTGGCCGATGTTCTGGACGTCGGGCAGGCGTCGGAGGCGATCGGCGGAGAAGTGATCGGTGTAGGACGCGTCAGCTCGTGGGATCGTGAACCGGGAGCCGTGTTGGCCTGTGCCGTAATGGGATTGCCGCTGCCGTCAGGAGGGGTGGTGGTCCATCACGAGCTGGTGGTTCGGCTGTCCGGTGACGTGAGCGGAGATCGAGAAGTCCCGTGGTGGGTGACCGCCGACGGAACGGTCCACTGCACGCAGAGTTGGGAGCGACCTCGTGGGGCTTGA
- a CDS encoding DUF2530 domain-containing protein has product MADLPQIPRSLTDPVPVLTIGILGWIVALVVFTATGERTDDALATCWSGIAVGAVGFGIFLAQRAASRRGSKTAQRGLD; this is encoded by the coding sequence GTGGCCGACCTCCCCCAGATTCCGCGCAGCCTCACCGATCCGGTGCCGGTGTTGACGATCGGCATACTCGGCTGGATCGTCGCGCTGGTGGTGTTCACCGCCACAGGAGAGCGCACCGACGACGCACTGGCGACGTGTTGGTCCGGTATCGCCGTGGGTGCAGTAGGGTTCGGAATCTTCCTCGCGCAGAGAGCGGCGTCACGTCGCGGAAGCAAAACCGCCCAACGAGGCCTCGATTGA
- a CDS encoding glutaminyl-peptide cyclotransferase → MGAMTASARTYAAIVTSLLAVSACSSSTQPAPVTSDSVPALTTEIVREYDRGDDAFTQGFEIDGDVLYEGTGLEGSSFVRRTSLETMTELDRVDLPTDLFGEGITVDGDTLWQITWQDGVAIARDPNTLAERRRVNYDGEGWGLCTQTPNDRLVMSDGSSTLTFRDPTSFDVESTVNVTLDGNPVERLNELECADDGSVYANVWQTFDIMRIDPATGTVTAVIDGTPLWNSMSATERGGADVFNGIAQIPGTDRFLVTGKYWPKIFEVRFTDTAPVGQN, encoded by the coding sequence ATGGGTGCAATGACCGCCAGCGCTCGCACCTACGCCGCCATAGTCACCTCGCTGCTGGCTGTGTCCGCCTGCTCGTCGTCGACGCAGCCGGCCCCGGTGACCTCCGACTCGGTTCCGGCCCTGACGACAGAGATCGTGCGCGAATACGACCGCGGCGACGACGCATTCACCCAGGGCTTCGAGATCGACGGCGACGTCCTCTACGAGGGCACCGGACTGGAAGGCTCCTCGTTCGTCAGGCGGACCTCGCTCGAGACCATGACCGAACTCGATCGCGTGGATCTGCCGACCGACCTGTTCGGCGAAGGCATCACCGTCGACGGCGACACCCTGTGGCAGATCACCTGGCAGGACGGCGTCGCGATCGCCCGAGACCCGAACACTCTGGCCGAGCGACGCCGGGTGAACTACGACGGCGAGGGCTGGGGGCTGTGCACGCAGACACCGAACGACCGCCTCGTGATGAGCGACGGCTCGTCCACCCTCACCTTCCGCGATCCCACGTCGTTCGACGTCGAGTCCACCGTGAACGTCACGCTCGACGGCAATCCGGTCGAGCGACTCAACGAACTCGAATGCGCCGACGACGGATCGGTGTACGCCAACGTGTGGCAGACATTCGACATCATGCGCATCGATCCCGCGACCGGCACGGTGACCGCCGTGATCGACGGCACCCCACTGTGGAATTCGATGTCGGCCACTGAACGAGGCGGTGCCGACGTGTTCAACGGCATCGCACAGATCCCCGGCACCGACCGGTTCCTCGTGACCGGCAAATACTGGCCCAAGATCTTCGAGGTGCGATTCACCGATACCGCGCCGGTAGGACAGAATTGA
- a CDS encoding YccF domain-containing protein: MRLILNIIWLVFGGLWLALGYFLAGLLLCILIVTIPFGIASFRIGVYALWPFGSTIVDKPGSGSGALIGNVLWLILAGWWLALTHVLTALAMAITIIGIPLAIANLKMIPVSLMPLGKDIVAVR, translated from the coding sequence ATGCGATTGATTCTGAACATCATCTGGCTGGTCTTCGGCGGCCTGTGGCTGGCGCTCGGCTACTTCCTCGCCGGACTGCTGCTGTGCATCCTCATCGTGACGATCCCGTTCGGGATCGCGTCGTTCCGCATCGGCGTCTACGCGCTGTGGCCGTTCGGGTCGACGATCGTCGACAAGCCGGGGTCCGGATCGGGCGCGCTCATCGGGAACGTGCTCTGGCTGATTCTGGCCGGTTGGTGGCTGGCCCTGACTCACGTGCTCACTGCGCTCGCGATGGCGATCACCATCATCGGCATCCCGCTGGCGATCGCGAACCTCAAGATGATTCCCGTATCCCTCATGCCCCTCGGCAAGGACATCGTTGCCGTTCGGTGA